Proteins encoded within one genomic window of bacterium:
- a CDS encoding nodulation protein NfeD — SKGAFTAGGIVALITGSLLLFDLPDDMPGINWAVIAGVVVSTVLFFVFVVAAGVKALKNKVATGEEGMVGTSGEVVVPCEPAGTVYVRGELWRALSETPLPKGTIIVVTKVDDTVLYVAPK, encoded by the coding sequence CAGTAAAGGTGCCTTTACCGCGGGCGGTATCGTCGCACTGATTACCGGATCACTTCTCTTATTCGATTTACCGGACGATATGCCAGGAATCAATTGGGCGGTTATTGCCGGCGTAGTCGTGTCAACCGTACTGTTTTTTGTTTTTGTGGTAGCGGCGGGTGTGAAGGCGCTCAAGAACAAGGTCGCAACCGGTGAGGAAGGAATGGTCGGAACTTCGGGAGAAGTGGTCGTTCCTTGCGAACCTGCCGGCACAGTGTATGTGCGTGGCGAACTATGGCGAGCGCTTTCCGAGACACCACTGCCAAAGGGAACGATAATTGTTGTCACGAAAGTCGACGATACTGTCTTATACGTAGCTCCCAAGTAG